In the genome of Dickeya fangzhongdai, one region contains:
- a CDS encoding hydrogenase 4 subunit F, with protein MTTLDLFSLLLGVPFAAALLAFACRFTGSAARALVSLIHLLGISALLLTALLAVWTVYQQGELLAAHRWLHLDSLSALFLAILGVIGFLTGLYSMGYMRHEVDGGEISVTTLCHYYGFFHLFLFTMLLVITSNNLILMWAAIEATTLSSAFLVGLYGQRSSLEAAWKYIIICTVGVAFGLYGTVLVYANAANVMAEPGNAIFWTEVLQHAGELDSTLMHLAFIFILIGFGTKTGLFPMHAWLPDAHSEAPSPTSALLSAVLLNCALLVIVRYTILISAAIGPEFPQRLLLVFGLLSVAVAAFLILVQRDMKRLLAYSSVENMGLIAVALGIGGPLGILAALLHTLNHSLAKTLLFCGSGNVLLKYGTRDMDAVKGILRVAPVTGALLAGGALALGGMPPFNVFLSEFMTVTAGIHAGQLPLVLVLLALLTVVLAGLVRMIATSVLGSQPEAVSKGELGWLTTAPMLILLVLMLVMGTRIPQPVIHLLEQATAIVLNGSHAGEPTPPSLGWPSLSARTTTSGTTTLDTTTLGTTTPDTAPASSLTPSRQEMYRD; from the coding sequence ATGACGACTTTGGATCTTTTTTCCCTGCTGCTGGGCGTGCCGTTTGCTGCCGCCCTGCTGGCGTTCGCCTGCCGCTTTACCGGCTCGGCGGCGCGTGCGCTGGTGAGCCTGATTCATCTGCTCGGCATCAGCGCGCTGCTGCTGACGGCATTGCTGGCGGTATGGACGGTGTACCAGCAGGGCGAGCTGCTGGCGGCCCACCGCTGGCTGCATCTCGACAGCCTGAGCGCGCTGTTTCTGGCGATTCTCGGGGTAATCGGCTTTCTCACCGGCCTCTACTCGATGGGGTACATGCGCCACGAAGTCGACGGCGGCGAGATTAGCGTCACCACGCTGTGCCACTACTACGGCTTCTTCCACCTGTTCCTGTTCACCATGCTGCTGGTGATCACCAGCAACAACCTGATCCTGATGTGGGCGGCGATTGAAGCCACCACGCTCAGTTCGGCGTTTCTGGTGGGCCTGTACGGCCAACGCTCGTCGCTGGAAGCGGCGTGGAAATACATCATTATTTGTACCGTCGGCGTCGCGTTCGGCCTGTACGGCACGGTGCTGGTGTACGCCAATGCCGCCAACGTGATGGCGGAACCGGGCAACGCCATTTTCTGGACCGAGGTGCTGCAACACGCCGGCGAGCTGGACAGCACGCTGATGCATCTGGCGTTCATCTTTATTCTGATCGGCTTTGGCACCAAAACCGGCCTGTTTCCGATGCACGCCTGGCTGCCGGACGCCCACAGCGAGGCGCCCAGCCCCACCAGCGCCCTGCTCTCCGCCGTGCTGCTCAACTGCGCGCTGCTGGTGATCGTGCGTTACACCATCCTGATCAGCGCCGCCATCGGCCCGGAATTTCCGCAACGGCTGTTGCTGGTGTTCGGCCTGCTGTCGGTGGCCGTCGCCGCGTTCCTGATTCTGGTACAGCGCGACATGAAGCGCCTGCTGGCCTACTCCAGCGTGGAAAACATGGGGTTGATCGCCGTGGCGCTCGGCATCGGCGGCCCGCTCGGCATTCTGGCGGCGCTGCTGCACACCCTGAACCACAGTCTGGCGAAAACCCTGCTGTTCTGCGGCTCCGGTAACGTACTGCTGAAATATGGCACCCGTGATATGGACGCGGTGAAAGGCATCCTGCGCGTCGCGCCGGTGACGGGCGCGCTGCTGGCCGGCGGCGCGCTGGCGCTCGGCGGTATGCCGCCGTTCAACGTGTTCCTGAGCGAGTTCATGACGGTGACCGCCGGCATCCACGCCGGTCAGTTGCCGCTGGTGCTGGTGTTGCTGGCGCTGCTGACCGTGGTGCTGGCCGGGCTGGTTCGCATGATCGCCACCAGCGTGCTGGGCAGCCAGCCGGAAGCGGTCAGCAAAGGCGAACTGGGTTGGCTGACCACCGCGCCGATGCTGATTCTGCTGGTGTTGATGCTGGTGATGGGTACCCGCATTCCGCAGCCGGTCATCCATTTGCTGGAACAGGCCACCGCCATTGTTTTAAACGGCAGCCATGCCGGCGAGCCAACGCCGCCGAGTCTGGGCTGGCCGTCGCTGAGCGCCCGTACTACCACGTCGGGTACTACCACGTTGGATACTACCACATTGGGTACTACCACGCCGGACACGGCGCCTGCGTCATCGTTAACCCCTTCCCGTCAGGAGATGTACCGTGATTAA
- the hyfE gene encoding hydrogenase 4 membrane subunit produces the protein MTGSLLVNNLAGLLIITSLLVIAARKPTVSAALYALQSLVLVLIFVALGGLLGSHELYLWSLTAFITKVVMVPAIMSFAFCRLADPKADGGVIGTATLILIATLIVLLSYFAVAPVKLPMVNDLKPVLAVSLGHFLIGLLCIVSQRNILKQVFGYCLMENGAHLTLALLAYRAPELVEIGIATDAIFAVIVMALMARKIHRTLHTLDVQQLTALKG, from the coding sequence ATGACTGGATCTCTTCTCGTCAATAATCTGGCTGGTTTGCTGATCATCACCTCGCTGCTGGTGATCGCCGCCAGAAAACCCACGGTGTCCGCCGCGCTGTACGCGTTGCAGTCGCTGGTGCTGGTGCTGATCTTTGTGGCGCTGGGCGGATTGCTGGGCTCCCACGAGCTGTATCTGTGGTCGCTGACCGCCTTCATCACCAAGGTGGTGATGGTGCCCGCCATTATGAGCTTCGCCTTCTGCCGGCTGGCTGACCCGAAAGCCGACGGCGGCGTAATCGGCACCGCGACCCTGATACTGATCGCCACCCTGATTGTGTTGTTGAGCTACTTTGCCGTCGCGCCGGTAAAACTGCCGATGGTCAACGACCTTAAACCGGTGCTGGCGGTATCGCTCGGCCACTTCCTGATCGGCCTGCTGTGCATCGTCAGCCAGCGCAACATTCTCAAACAGGTGTTCGGCTACTGCCTGATGGAAAACGGCGCCCACCTGACGCTGGCGCTGCTGGCCTACCGCGCGCCGGAGCTGGTGGAGATCGGCATCGCCACCGACGCCATTTTCGCCGTCATCGTGATGGCGCTGATGGCACGCAAAATCCACCGCACGCTGCACACGCTGGATGTTCAGCAACTGACCGCGCTGAAAGGATAA